A portion of the Streptomyces platensis genome contains these proteins:
- a CDS encoding enoyl-CoA hydratase family protein — MGVSTSTPDKGVAVITVDFPPVNALPVQGWYDLADAVRAAGHDPGIRCVVLTATGRGFNAGVDIKEMQRDTAAGGHGILIGANHGCAEAFSAVYGCEVPVVAAVHGFCLGGGIGLVGNADAIVASEDATFGLPELDRGALGAATHLARLVPQHLMRALYYTSRTATAAELHAHGSVWKVVPRAQLLDAARDLAQEIAQKDGSLLRLAKAALNGIDPVDVRRSYRFEQGFTFEANLGGVADRVRDTFGTPHGAPDTEG; from the coding sequence ATGGGTGTCTCCACCTCCACACCGGACAAGGGCGTCGCCGTCATCACCGTCGACTTCCCTCCGGTCAACGCCCTTCCCGTACAGGGCTGGTACGACCTCGCCGACGCGGTGCGCGCGGCCGGCCACGACCCCGGCATCCGCTGTGTCGTCCTGACGGCCACGGGCCGCGGCTTCAACGCGGGCGTCGACATCAAGGAGATGCAGCGGGACACCGCGGCCGGCGGCCACGGCATCCTGATCGGTGCCAACCACGGCTGCGCCGAAGCCTTTTCGGCGGTATACGGCTGCGAGGTGCCCGTGGTCGCGGCGGTGCACGGCTTCTGTCTGGGTGGCGGCATCGGCCTGGTCGGCAACGCGGACGCGATCGTGGCGAGCGAGGACGCCACCTTCGGGCTGCCGGAGCTGGACCGCGGGGCGCTCGGCGCGGCCACCCATCTGGCGCGCCTGGTCCCCCAGCATCTGATGCGCGCGCTCTACTACACCTCGCGCACCGCCACCGCCGCCGAACTGCATGCGCACGGGTCGGTCTGGAAGGTCGTCCCGCGCGCCCAACTACTGGACGCCGCACGGGACTTGGCGCAGGAGATCGCGCAGAAGGACGGCAGTCTCCTCCGTCTCGCCAAGGCCGCCCTGAACGGCATCGACCCCGTCGACGTGCGGCGCAGTTACCGCTTCGAGCAGGGCTTCACCTTCGAGGCGAACCTCGGCGGGGTCGCCGACCGCGTCCGCGACACCTTCGGTACGCCGCACGGCGCACCGGACACGGAGGGCTGA
- a CDS encoding SDR family oxidoreductase, producing MTGNGICTGRVAVVTGAGRGLGRAHALALAAEGAEVVVNDLGVAPDGAGASAGPAQQVADEIRAHGGRAVAHTGDITTTDGAASLVTTALDTFGRLDALVNNAGFLRDRMLVNLDEDDWDAVIRVHLKGHYLPLRHAAAHWRAETKAGRTPDARIINTGSGAGLLGSVGQGNYSAAKAGIIGLTLVAAAEMARYGVQINAIAPAARTRMTERTFATTMAAPADGEFDAMAPENVSPLVVWLASAGSAGVTGRVFEAEAGRITVMEGWRPGPTADKGSRWTPAEAGETARKLLADAETPQSVYGAR from the coding sequence ATGACCGGTAACGGAATCTGCACGGGACGCGTCGCCGTCGTCACCGGAGCGGGCCGCGGCCTGGGCCGCGCCCATGCCCTGGCCCTCGCCGCAGAAGGAGCGGAGGTCGTGGTGAACGACCTCGGGGTGGCTCCCGACGGAGCCGGCGCCTCGGCCGGACCGGCCCAGCAGGTCGCCGACGAGATCCGCGCACACGGCGGCCGGGCCGTCGCCCACACCGGCGACATCACCACCACCGACGGCGCCGCCTCGCTCGTCACCACCGCCCTGGACACCTTCGGCCGCCTCGACGCCCTCGTCAACAACGCCGGGTTCCTGCGCGACCGGATGCTCGTCAACCTCGACGAGGACGACTGGGACGCCGTCATCCGGGTCCATCTCAAGGGCCATTACCTGCCGTTGCGGCACGCCGCCGCGCACTGGCGCGCCGAGACCAAGGCCGGCCGGACGCCCGACGCCCGGATCATCAACACCGGTTCGGGCGCCGGGCTCCTCGGCAGCGTCGGCCAGGGCAACTACTCCGCCGCGAAGGCCGGCATCATCGGCCTCACCCTCGTCGCCGCCGCCGAGATGGCCCGCTACGGCGTACAGATCAACGCCATCGCACCGGCCGCCCGTACCCGGATGACCGAGCGGACCTTCGCCACGACGATGGCGGCGCCCGCCGACGGGGAGTTCGACGCGATGGCCCCGGAGAACGTCTCCCCGCTGGTGGTCTGGCTGGCGTCCGCCGGCAGCGCCGGGGTCACCGGCCGGGTCTTCGAGGCCGAGGCGGGCCGGATCACCGTGATGGAGGGCTGGCGCCCCGGCCCCACCGCGGACAAGGGCAGCCGCTGGACCCCAGCCGAGGCGGGCGAGACCGCCCGAAAGCTGCTGGCCGATGCCGAGACCCCGCAGTCGGTGTATGGCGCACGGTGA
- a CDS encoding CoA transferase subunit A, which translates to MTDKTMTPEDVVARLHSGMTLGIGGWGSRRKPMALVRALLRSDITDLTVISYGGPDVGLLAAAGRIRKLVAAFATLDSIPLEPHFRAARQRGAFELMEIDEAMFMWGLHAAANRLPFLPVRAGLGSDVMRVNPGLRTITSPYEDGETLVAVPALRMDAALVHLNRADRLGNGQYLGPDPYFDDLFCEAADRAYLSCERLVDDFAAAAPQTLLVNRHTVTGVVEAPYGAHFTSCVPDYGRDEPFQKLYATTPWPEFAERFLRGDEKSYQSAVETWHEEQT; encoded by the coding sequence ATGACCGACAAGACCATGACGCCCGAGGACGTCGTCGCCCGGCTGCACAGCGGGATGACCCTCGGTATCGGCGGCTGGGGGTCGCGCCGTAAGCCGATGGCGCTGGTGCGGGCGCTGCTCCGCTCCGACATCACCGATCTCACCGTGATCTCGTACGGCGGTCCCGATGTCGGCCTGCTCGCCGCCGCGGGCCGGATCCGCAAACTGGTCGCGGCGTTCGCGACGCTGGACTCGATCCCCCTCGAACCGCACTTCCGCGCGGCCCGGCAGCGCGGGGCGTTCGAGCTGATGGAGATCGACGAGGCGATGTTCATGTGGGGCCTGCACGCGGCCGCCAACCGGCTGCCGTTCCTGCCCGTACGGGCCGGTCTCGGTTCGGATGTAATGCGCGTCAACCCCGGCCTGCGGACGATCACTTCACCGTACGAGGACGGCGAAACCCTGGTCGCCGTGCCGGCCCTGCGCATGGACGCCGCACTGGTCCATCTGAACCGCGCCGACCGCCTCGGCAACGGCCAGTACCTCGGCCCCGACCCGTACTTCGACGATCTGTTCTGCGAGGCCGCGGACCGCGCGTATCTCTCCTGCGAGCGGCTGGTGGACGACTTCGCCGCCGCGGCCCCGCAGACCCTGCTGGTGAACCGGCACACGGTCACCGGGGTCGTCGAGGCCCCCTACGGCGCGCACTTCACCTCCTGCGTGCCCGACTACGGCCGGGACGAGCCCTTCCAGAAGCTGTATGCGACCACGCCCTGGCCGGAGTTCGCCGAGCGGTTCCTGCGCGGGGACGAGAAGAGCTATCAGTCCGCGGTCGAGACCTGGCACGAGGAGCAGACGTGA
- a CDS encoding GntR family transcriptional regulator has protein sequence MGELKHRSLITAQERLRDQVAHQLRAALVAGELRPGSVYSAPGLAADFGVSATPVREAMLDLAREGLVEPVRNKGFRITEVSERDLDQYTEIRALIEVPVVGLVTRTAGRAQLEALRPAALEIVAAARAHDLIGYLEADRRFHLELLGLGGNERLVETVGDLRKRSRLYGLTRLDERDQLLPSAEEHGELLDVMLTGDAAAAESCMARHLGHVRSLWAGDGDGDELLVLRPHLPGARRA, from the coding sequence ATGGGGGAACTCAAGCACCGCAGCCTGATCACCGCTCAGGAGCGGCTCCGTGATCAGGTCGCCCATCAGCTGCGCGCGGCCCTTGTCGCGGGGGAACTCCGCCCGGGATCGGTCTACTCGGCCCCGGGTCTCGCTGCGGACTTCGGGGTCTCCGCCACCCCGGTGCGCGAGGCGATGCTCGATCTGGCCCGGGAGGGGCTGGTCGAACCGGTCCGCAACAAGGGCTTCCGGATCACCGAGGTGAGCGAGCGCGACCTCGACCAGTACACCGAGATCCGGGCACTGATCGAGGTGCCGGTCGTCGGTCTGGTCACCCGCACCGCCGGCCGCGCACAGCTGGAGGCCCTCCGCCCGGCCGCGCTGGAGATCGTTGCGGCGGCCCGTGCGCATGACCTCATCGGCTATCTGGAGGCCGACCGCCGCTTCCATCTCGAACTGCTCGGCCTCGGCGGCAATGAGCGCCTCGTCGAGACCGTCGGTGATCTGCGCAAACGCTCCCGCCTCTACGGCCTCACCCGGCTCGACGAGCGCGATCAGCTGCTGCCCTCCGCCGAGGAGCACGGGGAGCTGCTCGATGTGATGCTGACGGGCGATGCCGCGGCCGCCGAGTCGTGTATGGCCCGCCACCTCGGTCATGTCCGCTCACTGTGGGCCGGGGACGGGGACGGGGACGAGCTGCTGGTGCTGCGGCCTCACCTGCCAGGCGCGCGGCGGGCCTGA
- a CDS encoding MFS transporter yields the protein MATKVEEAVSGDRCGADLPGVRGGGDQLLPGRAAGARGRYGARVHSIGTALGPFVGGVFAEHVSWRAVFLLNVPVCLAATLLVLRFVPESRDEQATRRLDLPGAATVALGLACLMLAVDQGPGWGWASAPTLATFALGVALLALFVAVERRAPEPLIELSLFRNVKFDVITLAGSLSNVVSCLIAVLSALYLQQARGLTPTQAGVIFLALSCGVGAASYRAGHLALRWHAETLMACGMVTSGAGLLALTWVRPLGWYAVVFVICGVGIGLGWALTNVATQAHVPAERTGAASGLVLTSLVLFGAVSVTIAATVLEAVSGSPTTAAADGPAIEAVLRGTSVLAFLGAFGLFAICRPRLRARAVGAEESA from the coding sequence GTGGCGACCAAGGTCGAGGAGGCCGTTTCAGGGGACCGGTGCGGCGCTGATCTTCCCGGTGTCCGTGGCGGTGGTGACCAGTTACTTCCGGGACGCGCAGCAGGGGCCCGCGGTCGGTACGGTGCTCGCGTTCATTCCATCGGCACCGCGCTCGGGCCGTTCGTGGGGGGTGTCTTCGCCGAACACGTCAGCTGGCGTGCGGTGTTCCTGCTGAATGTGCCGGTGTGCCTGGCCGCCACGCTGCTGGTGCTGCGCTTCGTCCCCGAGAGCCGCGACGAGCAGGCGACCCGCCGTCTCGACCTGCCCGGCGCGGCGACCGTTGCCCTCGGTCTGGCGTGTCTGATGCTCGCCGTCGACCAGGGACCGGGCTGGGGGTGGGCCTCCGCACCCACACTGGCCACCTTCGCGCTGGGGGTCGCCCTCCTCGCGCTGTTCGTGGCAGTGGAGCGGCGGGCGCCGGAGCCGCTGATCGAGCTGTCGCTGTTCCGCAATGTGAAGTTCGATGTGATCACCCTCGCGGGCTCGCTGTCGAATGTGGTCTCTTGCCTGATCGCGGTGCTCTCGGCGCTCTATCTACAGCAGGCACGGGGGCTGACGCCGACCCAGGCAGGGGTGATCTTCCTGGCCCTCTCCTGCGGCGTCGGAGCGGCGAGTTACCGGGCCGGGCACCTGGCGCTGCGCTGGCATGCCGAGACCCTGATGGCCTGCGGCATGGTCACCAGCGGCGCCGGGTTGCTGGCGCTGACCTGGGTGCGGCCCTTGGGCTGGTACGCGGTGGTCTTCGTGATCTGCGGGGTGGGCATCGGACTGGGCTGGGCGCTGACGAATGTGGCGACCCAGGCGCATGTCCCCGCGGAGCGGACCGGCGCGGCATCGGGCCTGGTGCTGACGTCGCTGGTGCTGTTCGGTGCGGTGAGCGTGACGATCGCGGCGACGGTGCTGGAGGCCGTCAGCGGCTCCCCCACGACCGCGGCCGCCGACGGCCCCGCCATCGAGGCCGTCCTGCGCGGCACGTCCGTACTGGCCTTCCTCGGCGCCTTCGGACTCTTCGCCATCTGCCGGCCACGACTGCGGGCGCGGGCCGTGGGAGCGGAGGAGTCCGCCTGA
- a CDS encoding CoA-transferase subunit beta: MSRTITTTTRAEYCVIACADAWRDNGEVLASPMGLIPSIGARLAKHTFAPDLLLTDGEATLVGLDGTPEGWLPYRRHLTMVTGGRRHVMMGASQLDRFGNQNISCIGDWQQPARQLLGVRGAPVNTLNNPVSYWVPKHSRRVFVEKVDMISGVGYDSAAAAGPSATRYHRIPRVVSDLAVLDFETLDRAMRLASVHPGVTAEEVEAATGFPLARPDELPYTREPTATELRLIRTVLDPDGLRDREVPPA; this comes from the coding sequence GTGAGCCGGACCATCACCACGACGACCCGCGCCGAGTACTGCGTGATCGCCTGCGCCGACGCCTGGCGCGACAACGGCGAGGTGCTTGCCAGCCCGATGGGCCTGATCCCGTCGATCGGTGCCCGGCTCGCCAAGCACACCTTCGCGCCCGATCTGCTGCTCACCGACGGCGAGGCGACGCTCGTGGGCCTCGACGGGACGCCCGAGGGCTGGCTGCCGTACCGCCGGCATCTGACCATGGTCACCGGCGGCAGACGCCACGTGATGATGGGCGCGAGCCAGCTCGACCGCTTCGGCAACCAGAACATCTCCTGCATCGGCGACTGGCAGCAGCCCGCCCGCCAGCTCCTCGGGGTACGCGGCGCGCCCGTCAACACCCTCAACAATCCGGTGAGTTACTGGGTGCCGAAGCATTCCCGGCGGGTCTTCGTCGAGAAGGTCGACATGATCAGCGGGGTCGGTTACGACAGCGCGGCCGCCGCCGGCCCGTCCGCGACCCGCTACCACCGCATTCCGCGCGTGGTCTCCGACCTCGCGGTCCTCGACTTCGAGACCCTGGACCGTGCCATGCGGCTCGCCTCCGTCCATCCCGGGGTGACGGCCGAGGAGGTCGAGGCGGCCACCGGGTTCCCGCTCGCCCGGCCCGACGAGCTGCCGTACACCCGGGAGCCCACCGCCACCGAACTGCGCCTGATCCGTACGGTCCTCGACCCGGACGGGCTGCGCGACCGCGAGGTGCCGCCGGCATGA
- a CDS encoding NAD(P)H-dependent flavin oxidoreductase, with translation MTATTGIETPLTRLVGVRHPLVQTGMGWVAGPRLVSAAANAGALGILASATMTVEQLRAAVREVKSRTDAPFGVNLRADAGDAVERVRLVVAEGVRVASFALAPSRELIARLKDAGVVVIPSVGARRHAEKVASWGADAVVVQGGEGGGHTGNVATTVLLPQVVDAVDIPVIAAGGFFDGRGLVAALAYGAAGVAMGTRFLLTSDSTVPPAVQARYLAAAAKDITVTTKVDGLPHRMLRSELVETLERSGRGTALLRAVRHAASFRKLSGLSWAQMVRDGLAMKHGKALSWSQVLLAANTPMLLKASMVEGRTDLGVMASGQVAGVIEDLPSCAELVDRIMAEARRTLAGLPPGAAG, from the coding sequence ATGACGGCCACCACCGGCATCGAGACGCCGCTGACCAGGCTCGTCGGGGTGCGCCATCCCCTGGTGCAGACCGGCATGGGATGGGTGGCCGGACCCCGGCTGGTCTCGGCCGCGGCCAACGCGGGCGCCCTGGGCATCCTCGCCTCGGCCACCATGACCGTCGAGCAGCTGCGGGCGGCGGTCCGCGAGGTCAAGTCCCGTACGGACGCGCCCTTCGGGGTCAATCTGCGGGCGGACGCGGGGGACGCCGTGGAGCGGGTGCGGCTCGTGGTGGCGGAGGGCGTACGGGTCGCCTCATTCGCCCTGGCCCCCTCCCGTGAGCTGATCGCCCGGCTCAAGGACGCGGGGGTCGTCGTCATCCCGTCCGTCGGGGCCCGCCGCCATGCCGAGAAGGTCGCGTCCTGGGGCGCGGACGCGGTCGTCGTCCAGGGCGGGGAGGGCGGCGGGCACACCGGGAACGTCGCCACGACCGTACTGCTCCCGCAGGTCGTGGACGCCGTTGATATCCCGGTGATCGCCGCCGGCGGCTTCTTCGACGGCCGCGGTCTGGTCGCGGCGCTGGCCTACGGTGCCGCCGGGGTCGCGATGGGCACCCGCTTTCTGCTGACGTCCGACAGCACCGTGCCGCCGGCCGTCCAGGCCCGCTATCTGGCGGCGGCCGCCAAGGACATCACCGTCACCACGAAGGTGGACGGGCTGCCGCACCGGATGCTGCGCAGCGAGCTGGTCGAGACGCTGGAGCGGTCCGGACGCGGCACCGCGCTGCTCCGGGCGGTGCGCCATGCCGCGTCGTTCAGGAAGCTGTCCGGGCTGAGCTGGGCCCAGATGGTCCGCGACGGCCTGGCGATGAAACACGGCAAGGCCCTCTCCTGGAGCCAGGTCCTGCTCGCGGCCAACACGCCCATGCTGCTCAAGGCGTCGATGGTCGAGGGACGCACCGATCTCGGGGTGATGGCGTCCGGCCAGGTCGCCGGGGTGATCGAGGATCTGCCGTCCTGCGCGGAGCTCGTCGACCGGATCATGGCCGAGGCGCGCCGGACCCTGGCCGGGCTGCCGCCGGGCGCGGCGGGCTGA
- a CDS encoding SDR family oxidoreductase codes for MSLTLDLSGRVAVVTGGTRGVGAGIARAFLQAGAEVVVCARRPPDTPVTAAGRTAHFRPLDLRDPAAVRAFFLQVAAAHGGLDCLVNNAGGTPYRLLAQTAAERHTRVVELNLLAPLTASLAAYEVLRDRPGGGSVIMIGSVSGTRPSPGTAAYGAAKAGLDHLARSMAVEWAPGVRVNTLVLGMVRTELAALHYGDEAGIAAVGATVPLGRLAEPAEIGDACVFLASDRAAYLTGASLLVHGGGERPAFLDAATVNHPTLPEVPEEIRHDGTGDLR; via the coding sequence ATGAGCCTGACCCTCGATCTGAGTGGACGGGTGGCCGTCGTCACCGGCGGCACCCGGGGCGTCGGCGCAGGCATCGCCCGGGCGTTCCTTCAGGCCGGCGCGGAGGTCGTGGTCTGCGCCCGCCGGCCACCGGACACCCCCGTCACCGCGGCCGGCCGCACCGCGCACTTCCGCCCTCTCGACCTGCGCGACCCGGCCGCCGTACGGGCCTTCTTCCTGCAGGTCGCGGCGGCGCACGGCGGGCTGGACTGCCTGGTCAACAACGCCGGGGGCACGCCGTACCGGCTGCTCGCGCAGACCGCCGCCGAACGGCACACCCGGGTTGTCGAACTGAACCTCCTCGCGCCGCTGACCGCCTCGCTCGCCGCGTACGAGGTGCTGCGTGACCGGCCGGGCGGCGGTTCGGTCATCATGATCGGCAGTGTCAGCGGCACCCGTCCCTCGCCCGGCACCGCCGCCTACGGCGCGGCCAAGGCCGGCCTGGACCACCTGGCCCGCTCCATGGCCGTCGAATGGGCCCCCGGGGTCCGGGTCAACACCCTCGTCCTCGGCATGGTGCGCACCGAACTCGCCGCGCTGCACTACGGAGACGAGGCCGGCATCGCCGCCGTCGGCGCCACCGTCCCGCTCGGCCGGCTCGCCGAACCCGCCGAGATCGGCGACGCCTGCGTCTTCCTCGCCTCCGACCGTGCCGCGTATCTGACCGGCGCCAGCCTGCTCGTCCACGGTGGCGGTGAGCGCCCCGCCTTCCTCGACGCCGCCACCGTCAACCACCCCACCTTGCCCGAAGTCCCCGAGGAGATCCGCCATGACGGAACAGGAGACCTGAGATGA
- a CDS encoding aminopeptidase P family protein: MTTRTAQLHTGSHDLPVPDALADFMTGQWAATPLPADSRVPGFALFAGRRSRLAARFPGERLLVPAGELTVRSHDCDHRFRPHSAYAWLTGLTGEDQPGHVLVLEPDGEAVLYIRPRSPRDRGGEFYRDRKYGEFWVGRRPDLAEAARLTGIRCAHLDDLIRHTADRDASRDPELACALSELRLVKDAWEVGQLQQAVDHTVTGFEDVVRALPAALRHPRGERWIEGVFQLRARAEGNGTGYETIAAAGAHACVLHWIRNDGPLDPDQLLLLDAGVETDSLYTADLTRTLPLSGRFSPVQRRVYELVLAAQDAGIAALKPGASFRDFHRACTTVLAEGLADWGVLPVPAAEALAPDNGLYRRYTLCSSGHMLGLDVHDCGRARAEQYLDGVLTEGQVLTVEPGLYLQPDDETLPRELRGMGIRIEDDLVITADGARLMSSALPRSADGVEEWMAGLLAGGA; encoded by the coding sequence ATGACCACGCGTACCGCCCAACTCCACACCGGGAGCCATGACTTGCCGGTCCCGGACGCCCTCGCCGACTTCATGACCGGCCAGTGGGCCGCCACCCCGCTCCCCGCCGACTCCCGCGTTCCCGGCTTCGCGCTCTTCGCCGGCCGCCGGTCCCGGCTCGCCGCCCGCTTCCCCGGCGAGCGACTGCTTGTCCCCGCAGGCGAGTTGACGGTGCGCTCCCACGACTGCGATCACCGCTTCCGGCCGCACAGCGCCTACGCCTGGCTGACCGGACTGACCGGCGAGGACCAGCCTGGACATGTGCTGGTACTGGAGCCGGACGGCGAGGCGGTGCTGTACATACGGCCGCGCTCACCCCGGGACCGCGGCGGGGAGTTCTACCGGGACCGCAAATACGGCGAGTTCTGGGTGGGCCGCCGCCCCGATCTCGCCGAAGCCGCCCGGCTCACCGGCATCCGCTGCGCCCACCTGGACGACCTGATACGCCACACGGCCGACCGGGACGCCTCCCGTGATCCTGAACTTGCCTGTGCGCTCAGCGAGTTGCGGCTGGTGAAGGACGCCTGGGAAGTCGGGCAGCTCCAGCAGGCCGTCGATCACACCGTCACCGGCTTCGAGGATGTCGTACGGGCCCTCCCCGCCGCGCTGCGCCACCCGCGCGGCGAACGCTGGATCGAGGGGGTCTTCCAGCTGCGCGCCCGCGCCGAAGGGAACGGCACCGGGTACGAGACCATCGCCGCCGCCGGCGCCCACGCCTGTGTGCTCCACTGGATCCGCAACGACGGTCCACTCGACCCGGACCAGTTGCTGCTGCTCGACGCGGGCGTGGAGACCGACTCGCTCTACACCGCCGACCTCACCCGTACCCTGCCACTGTCCGGGCGCTTCTCCCCGGTCCAGCGCCGGGTCTACGAGCTGGTGCTCGCCGCGCAGGACGCGGGCATCGCCGCCCTCAAACCGGGGGCGAGCTTCCGCGACTTCCACCGGGCCTGTACGACCGTCCTGGCCGAGGGCCTGGCCGACTGGGGTGTGCTACCCGTCCCGGCGGCGGAGGCACTCGCCCCCGACAACGGTCTGTATCGGCGTTACACGCTGTGCAGTTCGGGACATATGCTCGGGCTCGATGTGCACGACTGCGGCCGGGCCCGCGCAGAGCAATATCTGGACGGTGTGCTGACGGAGGGCCAGGTGCTCACGGTCGAACCGGGGCTCTATCTCCAGCCCGACGACGAGACCCTGCCACGCGAACTGCGCGGTATGGGCATCCGTATCGAGGACGATCTGGTGATCACGGCGGACGGGGCACGGCTGATGTCCTCGGCGCTGCCGCGCAGCGCCGACGGCGTAGAGGAGTGGATGGCCGGACTCCTCGCGGGCGGGGCCTGA
- a CDS encoding uracil-DNA glycosylase — protein MEDTGAEGSPPGTDESGFPAYHAGRCGSLAELDTELVRCRACPRLVAWREETAAQPRAAFRGQEYWARPVPGFGPADAALAIVGLAPAAHGGNRTGRMFTGDASGDFLFAALHAVGLASRPTATDRDDGLELYGVRVTAPVHCAPPENRPTPAERRTCRPWLSAELQLLGPSLRAVVALGAVGWQALLPVLGETGWPLPRPRPAFGHGVRLTLPATGQRRELQVLGSYHPSQRNTFTGRLTSDMLIELLAEAAEAAGLTPSAD, from the coding sequence ATGGAGGACACCGGGGCGGAGGGATCACCTCCGGGTACCGACGAGAGCGGCTTTCCCGCCTATCACGCGGGGCGCTGCGGCTCGCTCGCCGAGCTGGACACGGAGCTGGTCCGCTGCCGGGCCTGCCCACGGCTGGTGGCCTGGCGCGAGGAGACCGCCGCACAGCCGCGCGCGGCGTTCCGGGGCCAGGAGTACTGGGCCCGCCCCGTCCCGGGGTTCGGGCCGGCGGACGCGGCGCTGGCCATCGTCGGGCTCGCGCCGGCCGCGCACGGCGGCAATCGCACCGGCCGGATGTTCACCGGGGACGCCTCCGGCGACTTCCTGTTCGCCGCGCTCCACGCGGTCGGCCTCGCCTCCCGGCCCACCGCGACGGACCGCGACGACGGACTGGAGCTGTACGGGGTACGGGTCACCGCACCGGTGCACTGCGCTCCGCCGGAGAACCGGCCGACGCCCGCCGAGCGCCGTACCTGCCGGCCATGGCTGTCGGCGGAGCTGCAACTCCTCGGCCCGAGCCTGCGCGCGGTGGTGGCCCTGGGCGCCGTCGGCTGGCAGGCGCTGCTGCCCGTACTCGGCGAAACGGGGTGGCCGCTCCCCCGGCCCCGCCCCGCGTTCGGCCACGGGGTGCGGCTGACCCTGCCCGCCACCGGACAGCGGCGGGAACTCCAGGTGCTCGGGAGCTACCACCCCAGCCAGCGCAATACGTTCACCGGCCGGCTCACCTCCGACATGCTCATCGAGCTGCTCGCCGAGGCCGCCGAGGCCGCGGGCCTGACGCCGTCAGCGGACTGA
- a CDS encoding acetyl-CoA C-acetyltransferase, protein MSEAYIVDAVRTPVGKKGGGLSAVHPADLGAHVLTALMARTGADPAAVEDVVFGCLDTVGPQAGDIARTCWLAAGLPEEVPGVTVDRQCGSSQQAVHFAAQGVLSGTQDLVVAGGVQNMSQIPIAFASRQAAAPLGLTDGPFAGSEGWRARYGAAPVNQFHGAELIAAKWQISREEMEEFALRSHRRAVRAIDEGRFGREVVAYGDVTTDEGPRRTTSLEKMAGLPPVVEGGRLTAAVSSQVSDGAAAMLLASERAVADHGLTPRARIHHLSVRGEDPIRMLSAPIPATAYALKKAGMSIGDIDLTEINEAFAPVVLAWLKETGADPERVNVNGGAIALGHPLGATGVRLMTTLLHELERTGGRFGLQTMCEGGGQANVTIIERL, encoded by the coding sequence ATGTCCGAGGCCTACATCGTTGACGCGGTCCGCACCCCGGTCGGCAAGAAGGGCGGCGGGCTCTCCGCCGTCCACCCGGCCGATCTGGGCGCCCATGTACTGACGGCGCTGATGGCACGCACCGGCGCCGACCCCGCGGCCGTGGAGGACGTGGTCTTCGGCTGTCTGGACACGGTGGGACCGCAGGCCGGGGACATCGCCCGGACGTGCTGGCTGGCCGCCGGGCTGCCCGAGGAGGTGCCGGGCGTGACGGTGGACCGGCAGTGCGGCTCCTCCCAGCAGGCCGTCCATTTCGCGGCCCAGGGCGTGCTCTCCGGCACCCAGGACCTGGTGGTCGCGGGCGGCGTACAGAACATGTCGCAGATCCCGATCGCCTTCGCCAGCCGCCAGGCCGCCGCCCCGCTGGGACTGACCGACGGCCCGTTCGCCGGCTCGGAGGGCTGGCGGGCCCGCTACGGCGCGGCGCCCGTCAACCAGTTCCACGGCGCCGAACTCATCGCCGCCAAGTGGCAGATCTCCCGCGAGGAGATGGAGGAGTTCGCGCTCCGTTCGCACCGGCGGGCCGTCCGCGCCATCGACGAAGGCCGTTTCGGCCGTGAGGTCGTCGCCTACGGGGACGTCACCACCGACGAGGGGCCCCGGCGCACCACCTCGCTGGAGAAGATGGCCGGGCTGCCGCCGGTCGTCGAGGGCGGCCGGCTGACCGCGGCGGTCTCCTCGCAGGTCTCCGACGGCGCGGCCGCCATGCTGCTGGCCTCCGAGCGGGCGGTGGCCGACCACGGGCTCACCCCGCGCGCCCGTATCCACCATCTGTCGGTGCGTGGCGAGGACCCGATCCGGATGCTGTCCGCACCGATCCCGGCGACGGCGTACGCGCTGAAGAAGGCGGGCATGTCGATCGGCGACATCGATCTGACCGAGATCAATGAGGCGTTCGCGCCCGTGGTGCTGGCCTGGCTGAAGGAGACCGGCGCCGATCCGGAGCGGGTCAATGTCAACGGTGGTGCCATCGCCCTCGGCCATCCGCTCGGCGCGACCGGCGTCCGGCTGATGACGACGCTGCTGCACGAACTGGAGCGCACCGGCGGCCGGTTCGGGCTACAGACCATGTGCGAGGGCGGCGGCCAGGCCAATGTCACGATCATTGAGCGGCTCTGA